The Lysinibacillus timonensis nucleotide sequence AATGTACTTATCTTTCCTCCTGTATTAAACTTTTTGAAAGGTTCAAATTTCATGCCGCTTAAGAAAATTGTATTATCAGTATCACTACTTTTTATCATATTTTTTTATTTTGTGATTTTTAGTCGTGGTTTTTTGGTAGTTAATGAAAAACCTGTGAAGTCTGATGTCATTATTGTTTTAAGTGGAGGACCAGGGCGAATCGATAAGGGTGCAGAGTTGTACCATCAAGGCTTTGCAGAGTATGTTTTGCTTTCAAATTCGAATGCACGTTACTCAACTAAAGCAGATGCTATTGAGCTAGGTGTTCCAGAAAGCCAGCTGATTCTTGAGGAAGAGGCGACCAGTACATATACAAATGCAACTTACTCTAAAATGTTTATGGAAGAACGAGGCCTTACATCAGCTATTGTCGTATCCACCGATTTTCATATGAGAAGGACAAAACTTACTTTTGATCGTGTATTTGAAGATACAGAGGTAAAGCTTACATATGTTGCAGCACCTAGAAACGGAGAGATTGGAGATATTCCACTACGCGCTGCTGTACGGGAGTATATAAAATTGATAGGGTATGTGTTTGGATTATATCATTTTATTGATTGGGAAGATTGAGATTTACTCTTAGTGAATCCTAACTAAATATGGCTCTAAATAGAGTAAAAATAAATGACTACTTAATGCTAATTCTAATTGGCTCTAAGTAGTCATTTTCTATTTCTATTTCAGAAGTTCATTAATTTAGAGATTTGTCGGTAATCTGAGCATATTCGGACTACTGTTCTAGTGCCCTTTAAGAAGTCCGATAATAAATTTTCTAAACGATGAATATAGCAACTTTTTGCCTAATATAATGCAGTACAAGGTAGTAGAGCTTATTATATTTTTCAATAGAGGTATTGACTTATAAATCTATTTCTTGCCAGAAATATACTAGTTTACTGCGGAGTCTTTATCATACAGAGTTTCATCTCGTGAAATTCGAGGTGTACTAGTTGAAATAGTGTTCAAAGAAATGTGTGGACAAGGGGGGCTAGCATTGAAAGAAGCTGTTCGACTAAGAGAATTATTTCAAATTTTAGTAAAACGTTGGTTGATTATCGTAAGTATGATGATAGGGTTTGGTACCATTGTAGCTGCTGTGAGTTTGTATGTGATTACACCAATCTACCAATCCGAGACTCAAATACTAGTCAACCAAAAGAATCGAGATTTAGAAGAACTCGCGTTAACGTTAAATGTGCAAAACGATTTGCAATTAATTAATACGTATAACGTCATTATGAAAAGCCCTGCCATATTAACGAAAGTGATTGATGAGTTGGATTTAAATATGACCACAGACGAATTGACGAAAAAAATTACAGTGACAAATGCGGATAATTCACAAGTTGTTAACATTAACGTACAGGACGAGCAGTATGCACAAGCAGTTGAGATATCGAATACATTGGCTGAAGTGTTTAAAGAAGAGATTGTTGTTCTGATGAATGTAGACAATGTCAACATTTTATCAGAGGCAAAGTTGTTAGTTGAACCAAAGCCAGTAAAACCGAATATTACATTAAATGTTTTTATTGCCGTTGTATTCGGTTTAATGATTGGTGTTGCGGTCGCATTTTTGTTGGAATTTTTGGATACAACTGTAAAGAGCGAGGAAGACATTGAGGATTTTATTGGGCTACCAGTTATGGGGTTTGTCGGGAAGTTTCCTATAGATCTAGGGCAGGAAGCTGCAAAAAAGGAGGACAAGCCGAAGAAGAAGAAAACGAAACCTCGAAGTCAAACGAGAAGGAGGAAACCAAGTGCTCTTTAAGAAAAAACAGTCGAAAAAGAAACCATATGCCAGGAAATTAGTGACAATTATTGACCAAAAATCTATTTTCTCTGAACAATTTAAAACGATTCGCACGAATATTTCCTTCGCTATGCCCGATCGTGATTTAAAAACAATCTTAGTGACATCATCGCAGCCTGGAGAAGGGAAGTCGACGATCGCTTCCAATATGGGGGTCGTGTTTGCACAGGAAGGGAAGAAAGTGTTGCTTGTTGATGCAGATATGAGGAAACCGACATTACACTACACGTTTAATATGTACAATATTTACGGTTTATCGAATGTATTGTCTGGGCAAAAGGCGTATGAAGAAGTAATCAATGAGACGTTTGTGGATGGACTGTCGGTGATGCCAAGTGGTGCTATCCCGCCTAACCCTACAGAGCTGTTGGCTTCTGAGAAACTAAATCGAATGGTAAATGAGTTGCGTGAGCAATACGACATGATCATTTTTGATGCTCCCCCGTTGTTAGCCATTTCCGATGCACAAATTTTATCGCACAAGTTGGATGGGACTTTGTTGGTTGTGAATACAGGTGAAACAGAGCGTGCAAGCATTTTGAAAGCTAAGGCAACATTGCAAGGAAGCCAGGCGAATATACTAGGGGTGATATTGAATAATTATGAAATCACGCCGGAAAGTTATTATTATCAGGAGTATAAGTAGGTTGGCGTCACTAGCGCAGTGTCATTAGTTCGGTGGCCATAATCACACTATGTGGAATTAAACGGTTAGGGGATTCGGTGGAGGTGTGAGTAGGAACTGCCAACGAGACATTGCAGTAAGGAAATTTGAAGGAACTGTCTCGTAGAAGCGCGTAACGAGACATGGCGGCAGGGAAATGCGAAGGAACTGTCTCGTAGAAGCGCGTAACGAGACATGGCGGCGGGGAATTTTGAAAGGATTGTCTCGTAGAAGCGGGCAACGAGACATGGCGGCAGGGAATTTTGAAAGGATTGTCTCGTAGAAGCGGGCAACGAGACATTGCGGCGGTATGGAAATGCGAAAGAATTGTCTCGTAGAAGCGCGCAACGAGACATGGCGGCATGGAAATGCGAAGGAATTGTCTCGTAGAAGCGGGCAACGAGACATTGCGGCAGGGAAATGCGAAGGAACTGTCTCGTAGAAGCGGGCAACGAGACATTGCGGTATGGAAATGCGAAGGAACTGTCTCGTAGAAGCGCGCAACGAGACATTGCGGTATGGAAATGCGAAGGAATTGTCTCGTAGAAGCGTGCAACGAGACATGGCGGCAGGGAAATGCGAAGGAACTGTCTCGTAGAAGCGCGCAACGAGACATGGCGGTATGGAAATGCGAAGGAACTGTCTCGTAGAAGCGCGCAACGAGATATGGCGGTATGGAAATGCGAAGGAATTGTCTCGTAGAACCGCGCAACGAGACATTGCGGCAGGGAAATGCGAAGGAATTGTCTCGTAGAAGGGCGCAACGAGACATTGCGGCAGGGAAATTTGAAAGAATTGTCTCGTAGAAGCGTGCAACGAGACATTGCGGCATGGAAATGTGAAAGAATTGTCTCGTAGAAGCGCGCAACGAGACATGGCGGCAGGGAAAATCGAAGGAATTGTCTCGTAGAAGCGCGCAACGAGATATGGCGGCATGGAAATGTGAAAGAATTGTCTCGTAGAAGCGGGCAACGAGACATTGCGGTATGAAATGCGAAGGAACTGTCTCGTAGAAGGGCGCAACGAGACATTGCGGCAGGGAAATGTGAAAGAATTGTCTCGTAGAAGGGCGCAAAGAGACATTGCGGTAGGGAAATGTGAAAGAATTGTCTCGTAGAAGCGCGTAACGAGACAAAACGGCAGGGAAATGTGAAAGAATTGTCTCGTAGAAGGGTGCAACGAGACATGGCGGCAGGGAAATGTGAAAGAATTGTCTCGTAGAAGCGTGCAATGAGACATTGCGGTATGGAAATCCGAAGGAATTGTCTCGTAGAAGCGCGCAACGAGACATTGCGGCAGGGAAATGCGAAGGAATTGTCTCGTAGAAGCGTGCAACGAGACAAAACGGCAGTGAAACTCGAAGGAATTGTCTCGTAGAAGGGTGCAACGAGACATGGCGGCAGGGAAATGTGAAAGAATTGTCTCGTAGAAGCGTGCAACGAGACAAAACGGCAGTGAAACTCGAAGGAATTGTCTCGTAGAAGGGTGCAACGAGACAAAACGGCAGGGAAATGCGAAGGAACTGTCTCGTAGAAGCGTGCAACGAGACATGGCGGCAGGGAAATGTGAAAGAATTGTCTCGTAGAAGCGTGCAACGAGACATTGCAGCAGGGAAATGCGAAGGAACTGTCTCATTGAAACGGTTCATGGACAAAAGGAAGCCGAAATCCGGTAGAACTGTCCATGAGAAGGTTCTCCAAGTAAGAAAGGGTAGGAAATCTGAAAGAACTGATTAAAGATCAGAGGATTTAACTAAGCACTAGGCCATTTACCTTTACAGAAACCATAAATATGAATCAACTACAGCTGAATCCGACGCAGGAAGGAGTTACCAATGCTTAGTACAGAAACGAAAGACTTTGTTTCAGTGTTTTTGCTATATGCAATGTTGTTGTTAAGCTTGCTGTCTTATGAGATGAATATTTATGCCAATTTTTACGATAGTATGTTGATAGCCATTTTGGCTGTTGGGATGTTCTTTATTATGATGCAATATTTTTTTGATAAAGCATTTATTGCATACCATATTGCACAGGCGCTTGCGTATAACAAAACTGTACTACTCCTTATCTACTTGCTCGTTTTCTCAAGTTTATTAACTTCTGTTTTCAATGGGTTTATCTCCTTTTCTGGATTTGTCAAGCTGCTTAGTATTATTGTTTCTATACTATTGTTTTTCTTTATTGTGCCAACATACTTGAATTATTTTATTTCAAGGTTACATTACTTGATTATTTTTTTTGTTACGATTGCTTCTGTAATTGGTATGATCACGAAGTTTAATGGTCGTTTCTTAATTTACGAAACATATTATGGTCGAGTGGATTCGATTTATTTTGACCCTAATTATTTCGGTACACTTGCAGGTATAGCGGTATTGTTGGCTTTAAGGTATCCGGGATTTTTATTTAAACTTGCGATGCTTATCAATCTTGTGGCTGTGCTGTTTTCGAATTCTCGTACTGTCTTTTTGGCACTCGTATTTACGTTAATCGTTACGTATTTTTACCAAAAACGGATTGAAATTCGGCATCTGTTTGTTGGGGTAATACTATTTGTAGCAATTGCAATTGGTACACATTATTTATATGAGCTTGATTTTTTTAGAACACATCAAGGGTTAAATGATCGAGAGGAATTGTGGAAAGCTGCGGTGGCATTAATTGGAGAACAACCGTTTTGGGGTTATGGACAAGAGGTGATTCCCGACCTATTAGCGCAAAAAGGGGTACACTTCAATAGTACGCATAATGCTTATTTGGATTATATGCTTTCTTATGGCATAGTCTGTGGGTTGGTTTACATAGCAATAATACTGATTTCATTATACCGCGGCGTGAAGCATAAGGTTCATGTTTCGTTTATACAAGTGGTACTTTTTTTATTTATTTGTTCTTTTATGATTTCAATTAATATTGGCGGCCTTGGTTCGACTTCGTTTTTATTTACTCTATACTTGGGATTGTGTAACAGCAGTTCATATGCGTTCTGGACCAATACTGACCGTGATTAAGTAGATTAATAGTTAAGAGAATTTGTCGATACGGGATGGGTTTCTGGCGTTTAAGGTATTTGTTCAATTTGTATAATTGAGAGGAGATAATGTTTGAAAATCGGGTTCGTACACAAAGGATTCAGTTATTTGCCGGAGCTATATGCATACTGTTCGTATTTTAACCGACTTGACGATATAGAGGCTTCAATTATTTCTAATAATGAAATGATAGAGAAGAACAATGAACATTATGATTTAATTTGGAAGTTTCCAGGAATCGATTTAAAAAGAGATTTTAAAGATTCTAAAGTCATACATGAGTACAACTCGATTTCGACAGGGGATTTTGTTTATTTGAAAAATTATCTTAAAAAAATATTTAATTTAAAGCCAGATGCACGTGTGTTTTTGAATGATGAGGTAAAAAAAGGATATGGAATGAATGATGATGTACCTTATATTAAGAGGGATATGGGCATCTCGAAACACTTTTTTGTGAATCATGAGAAGAAAGAGTACGACTTTGTTTACGTGGGGGCGATGGGGAAATCGAGGGGGTTGATACATGGGTTGAAGCCTTTTACTTCATTCTTGAAAAACAGAACGATTCTGTTAATCGGCAAGCCGAATGATGCGCTTTATCAACAATACAAGCAATATGCAAATATAATTTTCATTGGAAAACTCTCATATGAGCAAGTTCCAAGTATAGCTTCAAAGGCCATGTATGGTTATAATTTCATCCCGGATGTATATCCATTTAATATACAAACCTCAACGAAGCTATTGGAATACTGTGCGATGGGACTAAATATTGTAACGACGGATTATCATTGGGTGCGTCAGTTTGAACAACAAAATGGCGGACGTTTTTTTAAATTGCAGCCAGATATGAAAAATTTCACAAATGATTCCTTGGAAAAATTTCGATTCGAAACACCTGATGTCAGTCATCTAGAATGGGATCATATACTCGATCGTCTTGGAATTGCAGAGTTTGTGAAAAGGATTGTGAATTAGGGAGAAAAGTTAAGATAAATGAGTTTGGACCTCAAGAGGACCTTAGTCGGTTTCTACCAGTATTTAGTTTCTTATATGCGAATCGATCCATATTTCACACTAGGATCATTGTTGTCTCAATAAAATTTACTGCAATAG carries:
- a CDS encoding CpsD/CapB family tyrosine-protein kinase, giving the protein MLFKKKQSKKKPYARKLVTIIDQKSIFSEQFKTIRTNISFAMPDRDLKTILVTSSQPGEGKSTIASNMGVVFAQEGKKVLLVDADMRKPTLHYTFNMYNIYGLSNVLSGQKAYEEVINETFVDGLSVMPSGAIPPNPTELLASEKLNRMVNELREQYDMIIFDAPPLLAISDAQILSHKLDGTLLVVNTGETERASILKAKATLQGSQANILGVILNNYEITPESYYYQEYK
- a CDS encoding YdcF family protein yields the protein MPLKKIVLSVSLLFIIFFYFVIFSRGFLVVNEKPVKSDVIIVLSGGPGRIDKGAELYHQGFAEYVLLSNSNARYSTKADAIELGVPESQLILEEEATSTYTNATYSKMFMEERGLTSAIVVSTDFHMRRTKLTFDRVFEDTEVKLTYVAAPRNGEIGDIPLRAAVREYIKLIGYVFGLYHFIDWED
- a CDS encoding O-antigen ligase; protein product: MLSTETKDFVSVFLLYAMLLLSLLSYEMNIYANFYDSMLIAILAVGMFFIMMQYFFDKAFIAYHIAQALAYNKTVLLLIYLLVFSSLLTSVFNGFISFSGFVKLLSIIVSILLFFFIVPTYLNYFISRLHYLIIFFVTIASVIGMITKFNGRFLIYETYYGRVDSIYFDPNYFGTLAGIAVLLALRYPGFLFKLAMLINLVAVLFSNSRTVFLALVFTLIVTYFYQKRIEIRHLFVGVILFVAIAIGTHYLYELDFFRTHQGLNDREELWKAAVALIGEQPFWGYGQEVIPDLLAQKGVHFNSTHNAYLDYMLSYGIVCGLVYIAIILISLYRGVKHKVHVSFIQVVLFLFICSFMISINIGGLGSTSFLFTLYLGLCNSSSYAFWTNTDRD
- a CDS encoding YveK family protein; translated protein: MKEAVRLRELFQILVKRWLIIVSMMIGFGTIVAAVSLYVITPIYQSETQILVNQKNRDLEELALTLNVQNDLQLINTYNVIMKSPAILTKVIDELDLNMTTDELTKKITVTNADNSQVVNINVQDEQYAQAVEISNTLAEVFKEEIVVLMNVDNVNILSEAKLLVEPKPVKPNITLNVFIAVVFGLMIGVAVAFLLEFLDTTVKSEEDIEDFIGLPVMGFVGKFPIDLGQEAAKKEDKPKKKKTKPRSQTRRRKPSAL